The following are encoded together in the Pseudoalteromonas shioyasakiensis genome:
- a CDS encoding YqgE/AlgH family protein, giving the protein MQSLENHFLIAMPSMQDPFFKRAVTYICEHNQEGAMGLVINQPINITVGELLDKIEIDNDKSKQAAGLAVYAGGPVKTDRGFVLHSPKPGYAASQKLSSDIMITTSKDVLASLTTSEAPEQFIITLGYAGWDQGQLEQELLENSWLIIKADPEIIFNTPVEKRWEKAVSMLGFDIGQLSSEAGHA; this is encoded by the coding sequence ATGCAGTCATTAGAGAATCATTTCTTAATCGCAATGCCGAGCATGCAAGACCCTTTTTTTAAGCGTGCTGTCACTTACATTTGTGAGCACAACCAAGAGGGTGCGATGGGCTTGGTAATTAACCAGCCTATCAATATCACCGTGGGCGAGCTACTCGATAAAATCGAAATTGATAACGACAAAAGCAAGCAAGCTGCAGGTTTAGCTGTGTATGCAGGCGGGCCTGTAAAAACCGATCGAGGTTTTGTTTTGCACTCACCAAAACCAGGTTATGCAGCGAGCCAAAAACTTAGTAGTGATATTATGATCACCACTTCAAAAGATGTGTTAGCAAGCTTAACCACGAGTGAAGCACCTGAACAATTTATTATCACTCTGGGTTATGCAGGCTGGGATCAAGGACAACTAGAGCAAGAACTGCTAGAGAATTCATGGTTAATTATCAAAGCAGATCCTGAGATCATCTTTAATACCCCCGTTGAAAAACGTTGGGAAAAAGCCGTTTCTATGCTGGGTTTTGATATCGGGCAACTAAGCTCTGAAGCTGGCCACGCCTAA
- the ruvX gene encoding Holliday junction resolvase RuvX, producing the protein MTKRTFKALGERTVMGFDFGTKSIGIAIGQELTGTASSLQAVKAKDGIPDWQLIKKQVDEWQPDLMVVGLPLNMDGTNQEVTFKAKKFANRLHNHFAIPVETQDERLTTADAKARLFDQGGYRNLGKGNVDNMSAVIILESFFEQFYGD; encoded by the coding sequence ATGACAAAACGAACGTTTAAGGCACTCGGTGAACGCACCGTAATGGGTTTTGACTTTGGCACCAAAAGTATTGGCATTGCCATTGGTCAGGAACTCACAGGAACAGCATCAAGCTTACAAGCTGTAAAAGCGAAAGATGGTATTCCTGATTGGCAACTGATTAAAAAACAAGTTGACGAGTGGCAACCAGATTTAATGGTGGTTGGTTTACCGCTTAATATGGATGGCACCAATCAAGAAGTTACCTTTAAAGCTAAGAAGTTCGCAAACCGCTTACACAACCACTTTGCTATACCGGTTGAAACGCAGGACGAACGATTAACAACGGCAGATGCCAAAGCACGCTTGTTTGATCAAGGTGGCTACCGAAACCTTGGTAAAGGTAATGTTGATAACATGTCAGCGGTGATCATCTTAGAAAGCTTTTTTGAGCAGTTTTATGGCGACTAA
- a CDS encoding PilT/PilU family type 4a pilus ATPase — MSLPLNHFLQVMIDKKASDLFVSSQLPVSAKINGELVHLTDERLSDDASLALVESAMNDKQRKEFHDTKECNFAIATDEGRFRVSAFWQRDRAGMVIRRIVTQIPDVNELGLPSTLTDVIMAKRGLVLFVGGTGTGKSTSLAALLGYRNRNQRGHILTIEDPIEFVHEHRKSIITQREVGLDTESFESALKSSLRQAPDVILIGEIRSQETMEYALSFAETGHLCVATLHANNANQAIDRIMHLVPKEKHDKLKYDLALNLRAIVAQQLVPTADGEGRVAAIEILLNSPMVAELIKRGDIGSIKETMAKSKEMGMQTFDQALFELYKQRRINYADALHHADSPNDLRLMIKLQNNEQSGAGFLQGVTIDGLDGKSDK; from the coding sequence ATGTCTTTACCTTTAAATCATTTTTTACAAGTTATGATCGATAAAAAAGCGTCTGACTTGTTTGTTTCTAGCCAGCTGCCAGTCAGTGCAAAAATCAACGGTGAGCTAGTGCACCTTACCGACGAAAGGCTTTCGGATGATGCTTCCCTTGCGTTAGTTGAGTCGGCTATGAATGATAAGCAACGCAAAGAGTTTCATGACACTAAAGAGTGTAACTTTGCGATTGCAACCGATGAAGGTCGTTTCCGTGTTTCTGCTTTTTGGCAGCGTGACAGAGCCGGTATGGTTATTCGCCGTATCGTGACGCAAATCCCAGATGTAAACGAATTAGGTTTACCATCAACGTTAACCGATGTGATCATGGCAAAACGTGGTTTAGTACTATTTGTAGGTGGTACAGGTACCGGTAAATCGACCTCGCTCGCTGCGCTTTTAGGTTATCGCAACCGCAATCAACGTGGTCATATTCTTACCATTGAAGATCCTATCGAATTTGTTCATGAACATCGTAAAAGTATTATCACTCAACGTGAAGTTGGTTTAGATACTGAAAGCTTTGAATCTGCGCTGAAAAGCTCGTTACGTCAAGCACCTGATGTGATCTTAATTGGTGAGATCCGTTCACAAGAAACCATGGAATACGCACTCAGCTTCGCTGAAACTGGTCACTTGTGTGTGGCGACACTGCATGCGAATAACGCTAACCAAGCCATTGACCGTATCATGCACTTAGTGCCGAAAGAAAAGCACGATAAGTTAAAGTACGACCTAGCACTTAACCTTCGTGCCATTGTCGCGCAGCAGTTGGTGCCAACTGCCGATGGGGAAGGGCGTGTTGCTGCTATCGAAATTTTGCTTAATTCACCTATGGTGGCAGAACTCATCAAGCGTGGTGACATTGGCTCTATCAAAGAAACCATGGCTAAATCGAAAGAAATGGGCATGCAGACCTTTGACCAAGCGTTATTTGAGCTTTATAAACAGCGCCGTATTAACTACGCTGATGCGCTACACCATGCTGACTCGCCAAATGACTTGCGCTTAATGATTAAGCTGCAAAACAATGAACAAAGTGGTGCGGGCTTCTTACAAGGCGTGACTATCGATGGCCTTGATGGAAAGAGCGACAAATAA
- a CDS encoding type IV pilus twitching motility protein PilT, with amino-acid sequence MDITELLAFSVQHKASDLHLSSGVSPMIRVDGDVRRINIPALEQKDVNSLVYDIMNDNQRKDYEQNLEVDFSFEVPNLARFRVNAFNSNRGPAAVFRTIPSDVLTLDDLGAPDIFKTISDNPRGLVLVTGPTGSGKSTTLAAMVDYINQNKHHHILTIEDPIEFVHENKLSLINQREVHRDTHSFSNALRSALREDPDVILVGELRDLETIRLAMTAAETGHLVFGTLHTTSAPKTIDRIIDVFPGEEKDMVRSMLSESLRAVISQTLLKKVGGGRVAAHEIMIGIPAIRNLIREDKIAQMYSSIQTGASHGMQTMDQCLASLVNYGIITTNDARAKAQDKTQFGG; translated from the coding sequence ATGGATATTACCGAATTATTGGCCTTTAGTGTGCAACACAAAGCCTCGGATTTACACTTGTCATCAGGCGTATCACCTATGATACGTGTTGATGGTGATGTGCGTCGTATTAATATTCCAGCATTAGAACAAAAAGATGTAAATAGTCTGGTATACGATATTATGAACGATAATCAGCGTAAGGACTACGAACAAAACCTTGAAGTGGATTTTTCTTTCGAAGTACCAAACCTTGCGCGTTTTCGTGTTAACGCATTTAATTCAAACCGTGGCCCTGCGGCGGTGTTTCGTACTATCCCAAGTGATGTTTTAACGCTGGATGATTTAGGTGCGCCTGATATTTTTAAAACCATTTCCGATAATCCACGTGGTTTGGTGCTAGTCACCGGGCCAACGGGTTCTGGTAAATCAACCACATTAGCGGCGATGGTTGATTACATTAACCAAAATAAGCATCACCATATTTTAACTATCGAAGATCCAATCGAATTCGTACACGAGAATAAACTGAGCCTTATTAACCAGCGTGAAGTTCATCGTGATACACATAGCTTCTCTAATGCGCTTAGAAGCGCATTACGTGAAGATCCGGATGTAATCTTAGTGGGTGAGCTGCGTGACCTTGAAACAATTCGCTTAGCGATGACCGCGGCAGAAACAGGTCACTTGGTGTTTGGTACCTTGCATACCACATCTGCACCAAAAACCATTGACCGTATTATTGACGTATTCCCAGGTGAAGAAAAAGACATGGTACGTTCAATGTTGTCAGAATCATTACGTGCCGTAATCTCGCAAACTTTACTTAAAAAAGTGGGCGGTGGCCGAGTAGCAGCTCACGAGATTATGATAGGAATTCCTGCAATCCGAAACTTGATCCGTGAAGATAAAATTGCACAAATGTATTCATCAATTCAAACCGGTGCATCGCATGGTATGCAGACCATGGATCAATGTTTAGCAAGCTTAGTTAACTACGGTATTATTACAACCAATGATGCGCGTGCTAAAGCGCAAGATAAAACCCAGTTTGGTGGTTAA
- a CDS encoding YggS family pyridoxal phosphate-dependent enzyme yields the protein MTPQPTDNYMVTIAERLTSAYARIAQAAKNNHRDEQSINLLAVSKTKPADDIIAAYKHGQRQFGESYVQEAVTKVTALADYKDIVWHFIGPIQSNKSAQVATHFDWVQSVDRTKIAKRLNEQRPADKAPLNVLIQVNISLEEAKSGCHPDELMALAEFISQCPNLCLRGVMAIPAKTDDAQLQLQYFEQLSACFDKLKAQYPQVDTMSMGMSNDVEAAIAAGSTMVRIGTDIFGQRN from the coding sequence ATGACTCCACAACCAACTGATAATTATATGGTTACAATAGCAGAACGACTTACATCCGCCTACGCAAGAATTGCTCAAGCTGCAAAAAATAATCACCGCGATGAGCAATCAATCAACCTATTGGCTGTTTCAAAAACAAAACCTGCCGACGATATTATTGCTGCCTATAAGCATGGTCAACGCCAGTTTGGCGAATCATACGTACAAGAAGCGGTAACAAAAGTCACAGCATTGGCTGATTATAAAGACATTGTTTGGCACTTTATCGGCCCTATTCAATCAAATAAAAGTGCCCAAGTAGCCACGCATTTTGATTGGGTGCAAAGCGTTGACCGCACTAAAATTGCAAAACGTCTTAATGAGCAACGACCAGCCGACAAAGCCCCGCTCAATGTTTTAATTCAAGTTAATATTAGTTTAGAAGAGGCTAAGTCAGGCTGCCACCCAGACGAGCTAATGGCACTGGCTGAATTCATCAGTCAATGTCCTAATTTATGCCTGCGCGGTGTGATGGCGATTCCTGCCAAAACCGACGATGCCCAGCTACAATTACAATATTTTGAGCAATTAAGCGCTTGCTTTGATAAACTAAAGGCCCAATATCCCCAAGTAGACACCATGTCGATGGGTATGAGTAACGATGTTGAAGCGGCGATTGCAGCAGGTTCAACCATGGTACGCATTGGCACGGATATATTTGGCCAACGAAATTAA
- the proC gene encoding pyrroline-5-carboxylate reductase, giving the protein MSDKKIAFIGTGNMSYAIIGGMVKNGFAAKNIIATNRNQEKLAKVAADFGVQTTADNNAALRDADVIVLSVKPQMMGDLCQSFQDSGVDFSDKLFISVAAGLTVNRLREMLGQDVKMVRCMPNTPSLLGRGVSGLYGAGETAEEHEFVQQVFECTGIVVWVEQESQINDVIAVTGSSPAYFFLFMEAIEEKAKALGFSDEDARRLVQQTALGAAEMALSQPDISISQLRANVTSKGGTTHEAVEHLKSQGLVGTVADAMDACIARAEAMEKEL; this is encoded by the coding sequence ATGTCAGACAAAAAAATCGCATTTATAGGCACGGGTAACATGAGCTACGCCATCATTGGCGGCATGGTAAAGAACGGTTTTGCAGCAAAAAACATCATTGCAACCAATCGCAACCAAGAAAAATTAGCTAAGGTTGCTGCTGATTTCGGGGTACAAACTACCGCGGATAACAACGCGGCACTTCGCGATGCAGATGTGATTGTCTTATCTGTTAAACCGCAAATGATGGGCGATCTTTGCCAATCATTCCAAGATTCAGGCGTTGATTTTAGCGACAAGCTATTTATTTCAGTGGCAGCAGGCCTTACCGTAAACCGTTTACGTGAAATGTTAGGTCAAGATGTGAAAATGGTACGTTGTATGCCAAATACGCCATCATTACTAGGTCGCGGTGTTTCAGGTCTATATGGCGCGGGTGAAACCGCTGAAGAGCACGAGTTTGTACAACAAGTCTTTGAGTGTACAGGCATTGTTGTTTGGGTTGAGCAAGAATCACAAATCAACGACGTCATTGCTGTTACAGGTTCATCACCAGCTTACTTCTTCTTATTTATGGAAGCTATCGAAGAAAAAGCTAAAGCACTTGGCTTTAGTGATGAAGATGCGCGCCGTTTAGTGCAACAAACCGCACTGGGTGCTGCCGAAATGGCTCTTTCGCAACCAGACATCAGTATTTCTCAGCTACGTGCAAACGTAACCTCTAAAGGGGGTACGACTCACGAAGCTGTTGAGCATCTTAAATCACAAGGTTTAGTCGGCACTGTTGCAGATGCAATGGATGCCTGTATTGCTCGCGCTGAAGCGATGGAAAAAGAACTTTAA
- a CDS encoding YggT family protein, with protein sequence MQAMHFLVGIIFDLFLMVVLLRFWLQAAKADFYNPMSQFVVKATSFAVNPLRKIIPGVGGFDIASLVLAYLVAVAKLSVIFLMFYNAWAPGPVFIQALITVVKEGLNLLFWVLIIRALLSWVSQGYNPIEAVFHQLTEPMLRPIRKVIPPLGGLDLSILVLIIGLQFLQFLVMDLIG encoded by the coding sequence ATGCAAGCCATGCACTTTTTAGTTGGGATTATTTTTGATCTCTTTTTAATGGTGGTCCTTTTACGCTTTTGGTTACAAGCGGCAAAAGCTGACTTTTACAACCCTATGAGCCAGTTTGTGGTGAAAGCCACTTCGTTCGCAGTGAACCCACTTCGTAAAATCATCCCAGGAGTGGGTGGCTTTGATATTGCCTCGTTAGTGCTTGCTTATTTAGTTGCTGTAGCAAAACTCAGTGTTATTTTTCTGATGTTTTATAACGCTTGGGCGCCAGGACCGGTATTTATTCAAGCGTTAATTACGGTCGTTAAAGAAGGCTTAAACTTACTGTTTTGGGTATTAATTATTCGTGCTTTACTAAGTTGGGTAAGCCAAGGCTACAACCCAATTGAGGCTGTATTCCACCAGCTAACTGAGCCGATGTTACGTCCAATTCGTAAGGTTATCCCACCATTAGGTGGTCTAGACCTATCAATCTTAGTGTTGATTATTGGTCTACAGTTTTTACAGTTTTTAGTAATGGATTTAATTGGCTAA